Below is a window of Pseudomonas eucalypticola DNA.
CCGTCGGAAGTGACGCACATGCAGGTGCTGGAAGACGGCTACCGTCTGACCCTGAACGACGACACCAGCCTGGACTGCGACCTGGCGGTGCTGGCTGACGGTGGCCGCTCGGGGCTGCGCGAGCAACTGGGCATCGGTGTGCGGCGTCGGCCTTATGACCAGAGCGCACTGATTGCCAACATCAGCCCCAGCCAACCCCACGAAGGCCTGGCGTTCGAACGCTTTACCGACGACGGCCCCATGGCCCTGCTGCCGCTGCCGGACAACCGCTGCGCGCTGGTCTGGACGCGCCAGGGCATGGACGCCAAGCGCCTTGCGCAGATCGACGACCGCAGCTTCCTCAAGGAACTGCAAGGTGTGTTCGGCTACCGGCTGGGCACGTTGCAGCAAGTGGGGGCCCGGCACCTGTACCCGCTCACCCTGGTGGAAGCCGAGGAGCAGGTACGTTCACACCTGGTGGTGCTGGGCAACGCCGCCCATGCGCTGCACCCGATCGCCGGGCAGGGCTTCAACCTGTCCCTGCGCGATGTGCAGGCCTTGGCCGACACGCTGCTGGCAAGCCAGGCGCCGTTGGGTGACTTCGCGACCCTGCAACGCTACCGCGAGGCGCAGCGGCCCGATCAGGACCTGACCGTGGGCTTCTCCGACAAGGTCACCCGCTTGTTTGGCTCTTCCCAGCCGCTGGTGGCGGCAGGTCGCAACCTGGGCCTGCTGGGCCTGGACTTGCTGCCGCCTGCCAAGCGCTGGTTCGCCCGCCAGGCCATGGGCCTGGGCACCCGCGCAGACGTGCAGGGTTGAGCATGGCGATTACGGTTTTCCCTTCCTTCAACTCCGTGGAACAGGCTTGAGCATGGAACTGCGTGCAGATCTGGTAGTAGTCGGCGCCGGCATGGTGGGCAGTGCCCTGGCTCTGGCGTTGCAGGACAGCGGCCTGGAAATCCTGGTAGTGGACGGCAGCCCGCTGAGCGTCAAGGCCTTCGATGCCCAGGCGGCTTTCGAGCCCCGTGTCAGCGCCCTGTCGGCCGCCAGCCAGCGCATCCTGCAGCGCCTGGGTGCCTGGGACGGCGTCGCCCGGCGCCGCGCCAGCCCCTACGGCGACATGAGCGTGTGGGACGGCAGCGGGACCGGGCACATTCATTTCAGTGCCGCCAGCGTGCACGCCGAAGTGCTGGGCCATATCGTCGAGAACCGCGTGGTTCAGGATGCTTTGCTCGAACAGTTGCACGACAGTGACATTGGCCTGCTAGCCAATGCCCGCCTGGAACAACTGCGCCATTCCGGCGACGACTGGCTGCTGACCCTGGCTGACGGCCGTACCGTGCGCGCTCCACTGGTGGTCGCTGCTGATGGCGCCCATTCCGCGGTACGGCGCCTGGCCGGTTGCGAGACGCGCGAGTGGGATTACCTGCACCACGCCATCGTCACCAGCGTGCGCTGCGCGCAACCCCACCAGCGCACCGCCTGGCAGCGTTTCACCGACGACGGCCCGCTGGCATTCCTGCCCCTGGACCATGCCGACCAGCAACACTGGTGCTCGATTGTCTGGTCCACCACACCCGCGGAAGCC
It encodes the following:
- a CDS encoding 2-octaprenyl-3-methyl-6-methoxy-1,4-benzoquinol hydroxylase, which produces MRADLVVVGAGMVGSALALALQDSGLEILVVDGSPLSVKAFDAQAAFEPRVSALSAASQRILQRLGAWDGVARRRASPYGDMSVWDGSGTGHIHFSAASVHAEVLGHIVENRVVQDALLEQLHDSDIGLLANARLEQLRHSGDDWLLTLADGRTVRAPLVVAADGAHSAVRRLAGCETREWDYLHHAIVTSVRCAQPHQRTAWQRFTDDGPLAFLPLDHADQQHWCSIVWSTTPAEAERLMALDDERFCAALERAFEGRLGTVEHADKRLCVPLRQRHAKRYVAPGLALIGDAAHTIHPLAGQGVNLGFLDAAVLAEELLHAQGRGERLADVRVLSRYERRRMPHNLALMAAMEGFERLFQADPLPLRWLRNSGLKWVEQMPDAKAAFVRQALGLSGDLPELARAHRQ
- the ubiH gene encoding 2-octaprenyl-6-methoxyphenyl hydroxylase, encoding MNRVNLAIIGGGLVGASLALALQAGAKARGWKIMLIEPFAPGDTYQPSYDARSSALSFGTRQIYERLGLWQAIYRRAEPIRQIHVSDRGRFGVTRLTALEEGVPALGYVVENAWLGQCLWQALDPEVVSWRVPSEVTHMQVLEDGYRLTLNDDTSLDCDLAVLADGGRSGLREQLGIGVRRRPYDQSALIANISPSQPHEGLAFERFTDDGPMALLPLPDNRCALVWTRQGMDAKRLAQIDDRSFLKELQGVFGYRLGTLQQVGARHLYPLTLVEAEEQVRSHLVVLGNAAHALHPIAGQGFNLSLRDVQALADTLLASQAPLGDFATLQRYREAQRPDQDLTVGFSDKVTRLFGSSQPLVAAGRNLGLLGLDLLPPAKRWFARQAMGLGTRADVQG